DNA from Nitrospirota bacterium:
GAGAAGGTCATAGTCAAAGGCAAGGAAAAGCCTGTTGCCGTTTATGAGATACTCTCACTTGTGCACGGCGCACACTCAACAGTGGTCGAATGTGAAGAGGGGAAGGTTGTCAAGCTGACGGAGAAGTAGCACAGGTGCTTTAAGCAGGGGGATCAGGGATGTGTTATTTTTGTTTTAATCAAGGGATGCAACTGAAACCCTGTTCCTTAAAATGAGCATCAAAGGCAAAGACCGTCTTAATTCCTAAATTGCGTAACACTTCAAAACTCGTGCAATCAACAAAACTGAGCTTCCGTCTTGAAGCAGCCAGTAGAGCGCTTACCCCTGATCTGTGCACTCCTGAATTAATCCACTCAATATTTATGACTGGTAAAATGTCTTCTTGAAACGCGCTGACAGCTCCCATGCCGAGACGATGTTGTATAAGTGCAAAACTTTCTACAAGAATATAATTGGATGTTACAAGAACGTTCTCAGGACCAAGCACAGTATCCCATACGTTTTTAGCTTTCTTGTGATTGGCATCATCACTGTCGAGCAGGGCAAAAAAGGCTGATGTGTCAATAAATATCCTCATTTGCCTAATGCCTCTCCAAGATATTTATCATGCTTCCCTGAGATATCACTCTTCCCTGACCTGAATCTTCCGGCAGTTTCCATAGCCCTTTTATATCTTTCTTCTGAAT
Protein-coding regions in this window:
- a CDS encoding PIN domain-containing protein — protein: MRIFIDTSAFFALLDSDDANHKKAKNVWDTVLGPENVLVTSNYILVESFALIQHRLGMGAVSAFQEDILPVINIEWINSGVHRSGVSALLAASRRKLSFVDCTSFEVLRNLGIKTVFAFDAHFKEQGFSCIP